From a region of the Pan paniscus chromosome 19, NHGRI_mPanPan1-v2.0_pri, whole genome shotgun sequence genome:
- the CNP gene encoding 2',3'-cyclic-nucleotide 3'-phosphodiesterase — MNRGFSRKSHTFLPKIFFRKMSSSGAKDKPELQFPFLQDEDTVATLLECKTLFILRGLPGSGKSTLARVIVDKYRDGTKMVSADAYKITPGARGAFSEEYKRLDEDLAAYCRRRDIRILVLDDTNHERERLEQLFEMADQYQYQVVLVEPKTAWRLDCAQLKEKNQWQLSADDLKKLKPGLEKDFLPLYFGWFLTKKSSETLRKAGQVFLEELGNHKAFKKELRQFVPGDEPREKMDLVTYFGKRPPGVLHCTTKFCDYGKAPGAEEYAQQDVLKKSYSKAFTLTISALFVTPKTTGARVELSEQQLQLWPSDVDKLSPTDNLPRGSRAHITLGCAADVEAVQTGLDLLEILRQEKGGSRGEEVGELSRGKLYSLGNGRWMLTLAKNMEVRAIFTGYYGKGKPVPTQGSRKGGALQSCTII, encoded by the exons ATG AACAGAGGCTTCTCCCGAAAAAGCCACACATTCTTGCCCAAGATCTTCTTCCGCAAGATGTCATCCTCAGGGGCCAAGGACAAGCCTGAGCTGCAGTTTCCCTTCCTTCAGGATGAGGACACAGTGGCCACGCTGCTAGAGTGCAAGACGCTCTTCATCTTGCGCGGCCTGCCAGGAAGCGGCAAGTCCACGCTGGCACGGGTCATCGTGGACAAGTACCGTGATGGCACCAAGATGGTGTCGGCTGACGCTTACAAGATCACCCCCGGCGCTCGAGGAGCCTTCTCCGAGGAGTACAAGCGGCTCGATGAGGACCTGGCTGCCTACTGCCGCCGCCGGGACATCAGAATTCTTGTGCTTGATGACACCAACCACGAACGGGAACGGCTGGAGCAGCTCTTTGAAATGGCCGACCAGTACCAGTACCAGGTGGTGCTGGTGGAGCCCAAGACGGCGTGGCGGCTGGACTGTGCCCAGCTCAAGGAGAAGAACCAGTGGCAGCTGTCGGCTGATGACCTGAAGAAGCTGAAGCCTGGGCTGGAGAAGGACTTCCTGCCGCTCTACTTCGGCTGGTTCCTGACCAAGAAGAGCTCTGAGACCCTCCGCAAAGCCGGCCAGGTCTTCCTGGAAGAGCTGGGGAACCACAAGGCCTTCAAGAAGGAGCTGCGACAAT TCGTCCCTGGGGATGAGCCCAGGGAGAAGATGGACTTGGTCACCTACTTTGGAAAGAGACCCCCAGGCGTGCTGCATTGCACAACCAAGTTTTGTGACTACGGGAAGGCTCCCGGGGCAGAGGAGTACGCTCAACAAGAT GTGTTAAAGAAATCTTACTCCAAGGCCTTCACACTGACCATCTCTGCCCTCTTTGTGACACCCAAGACGACTGGGGCCCGGGTGGAGTTAAGCGAGCAGCAACTGCAGTTGTGGCCGAGTGATGTGGACAAGCTGTCACCCACTGACAACCTGCCGCGGGGGAGCCGCGCCCACATCACCCTCGGCTGTGCAGCTGACGTAGAGGCCGTGCAGACGGGCCTTGACCTCTTAGAGATTCTGCGGCAGGAGAAGGGGGGCAGCCGAGGCGAGGAGGTGGGCGAGCTAAGCCGGGGCAAGCTCTATTCCTTGGGCAATGGGCGCTGGATGCTGACCCTGGCCAAGAACATGGAGGTCAGGGCCATCTTCACGGGGTACTACGGGAAAGGCAAACCTGTGCCCACGCAAGGCAGCCGGAAGGGGGGCGCCTTGCAGTCCTGCACCATCATATGA